The Helicobacter anatolicus genomic interval TCAAAACCCTTAGAGCCAAAACACCAGAAGAAGCAAAGAATAAAGCATTAAGTTTGCAAATTACCCCTATTGAAATTTACCCACACAAACAATGGCATTTTTTTTCTTCCATAAAAAAGGAAACATTAATTTTATGCTTTGAGCAAATGATTTTATTATTACATTCTTTTTTACCCCTTGATGAAATTATTATGCATTGTGCAAATACTCAAAACACCAAACTAAATTTAATTCTTATGTGCGTATTTCAAAACCTCAAAGAAGGAAAAGACCTAAAAACAAGCTTTTTGGTATTTGGCAAAACCCTAAAACCTCTACATTATATGCTTATAGAATCTGGCGAAAAAACTGGAAGACTTGTGGAACATTTCACACTTATTAAACAAGATTTACAAGAACAAAATCGCTACAAAAAGCGTATGCAAAAAGCTCTTTTTTATCCTATGATTGTATTTTTCAGTATTATCATGGCATTTTTTCTTGCAATCTCTTTGATCATTCCAGAATTTCAAGGATTTTTTGACAACAATCAAGCCAAACTCCCCTGGATCACAATGAGTCTAATTGCTCTAGATTCTTTTATAAAAAACTTTTTTCCTCTCATCATTTTGTGTATTATTTTATGTATTGGAATTTTTATTATTTTTTATAGAAAACAAAAATGTAAAATCTTTGTACATAAACTATTTTTAAAAATCCCACTAATTAAAAATATTATTTTATATTATCGCCTTGATGTTTTCTTTCAAACCTTGTATTTTTTTCAAATCACAGGCAATGATATCAAACATAGTCTCTATACAAATTTAGAACTCTTAGATAATCAATTTTTAAAACAAGATTTCTTAAAAATCTATTTTTTTATCAATGAGGGCAATACCCTCAAGCACTCATTTTCTCAAAGTCACTTTTTAGATTCTATTACTTTAGCACTTTTATCTAGTGGAGAAGAAAGCGGAAAAATTGATAAAGTATTTTTACATATTGCAGAACGCTATAGAATGCTACATCAAAATATTCTGGAAAATTTACTACTATATCTGGAGCCACTAGCCACTTTTTTTAGTGCAATAATGGTGCTTTATCTCACTATTGGAATCTTTCTGCCTATTTGGAATTTACAAGACATTGCACTCTAACTCAGATATCAAATCCAAATCATTATAATTTTTATTTGCCCAAATCTAAAAAATTTTCATCTACACTAAAAAAATATCTCTGTCCTTCATAACAAAAATCAAGACTTCTTGCATGTAAAAATAATTGCTTTTTACTCTCAAGTTTATGATCTAAATACAAACATGCCTCCTTGTCATCTACGCCATATAAAGGCTCGTTAATAATACTATGCCCAATAGCAAAAAGATGGATTCTAATTTGATGCGTACGCCCTGTAATAGGAAATATCTCTAAAAGTGTCCTATCTTCTCTAATATCCAAAGGCTTAATAAAAGTCAATGCTTCTTTACCATTTTTATCAATTCTTGAGCGTATGCCAAGGCTTTGTTTTTTCTGTTCTTTATTTGGTGAAAGGATTTTTAAATCTATCATCATTTCTTTTTCTATTCTTCCCCATACCCACGCACGATAAATTTTTCGCACCATATTAGCTTCAAACATTTTCTTAAGTTTAATTTCTGCATCTTTATGCAAACTTGCAAGTATAATTCCACTGGTTTCAAAATCTAACCGGTGTACAGGATTAGCATCTTTTCCAAAAATCCCCTTAATACTATCACATAAACTTTGATGAGAAAATTTACCCTTAGGATGTGTTAAAAGATTATAAGGTTTATGAAAAATTGCAAAATCTCTATGCACAAAAATAGGCTTTAAAAAAACCTGTGGTTCAAAAACATCCAAACACACTTTGCCAAAAATTACTTGAGATTTTTTAATAATCTCCCCATTAGGATAATACAATCTTGCTTTATCAATAATTTTTTGTGCCTCTTTACTAGAATATCCTAAAGAGTTTTCCAAAAACATAAAAGCTTTTGTAGAATCTGTAAGAAAAAATTCTTTTGTTACAAATGGCATAAAATTTTTTTAATCACAAGCATTGGAGTTTTTTTATAATGCTCTTCTTGCAATGTACAATAAAAATCAATTCGATCATTTTGTTTATAAAAATCTTCACTAAAAAATTCTATTGCTTGCACTTGATTTTCTAATTCAAATTTTTGATGCAAATCCTTTAAAGTTTTACTTTTATAAATTTTTGCATCTTTAACAAGAAATTGTGGTACAGGATTGCCTTGTCCATACGGCTCAAAACTCCGTACTACATCTAGTAATCTTCTATTAATATCAATCAATAAAAGCTCCCCTAAAACTTCGGTTTCCTTTTCTTCTTTATAAATTTGTCTTTTTGCAAATATATCCAAGAAGCTTTCTAAAAACTCCAATGTAATACTAATCCCCACTGCTTCAGAATGCCCTCCAAAACGTACAAAATTATCATTATCGGGCAAAAGTGTTTGAAAAATGTCGATCAAACCACCACTTCGTCCGCTCCCTTTTAAAACTCCATCTTTAAGACGAAAAACAAAAGCAGGTTTGTTTTTAATATTTGCAAGTTTTGCTGCCAAAATCCCCAAAACACCTTCATTCCAATCTTCATGATAAGCAACAACACAAAAATCATTTTCAACAAGATGGTGTTCCAACTCTAGTGTAATTTTTTGGGCAAGATCTTTGCGTTCCTGATTTAATTCTTTTAAAAGAGTAAAGTTTTTATGTGTCTCCTGCTCATCTTTTGCAAGAAAAAATTCACACACAAGTCCCGCATCTTTAATTCTGCCCGCACTATTTAATAAAGGAGTAATGTAAAATGCCACATCTTGTGCGGTAATCAAGGGAGATTTAAGCAAGGTTTTTAATAAAATATCTTCCAACAATTCTGATTTTTCAAAAATTTCTAAACCTTTTTTTACAAAAATCCGATTAAGCTCTACTAAAGGCATCATATCTGCAATAGTTGCAATAGCAACATATTTCAATAAAAAAACTAAGGAAATATCTTTTTTTAATGCAATTTTTATAGCATTACAAAAATACCATGCCACTGCCGCACCACAAATACTATCTTGTGGAAAATCACAATTTTCTTGCTGTGGATTTATAAGCGCATCTGCTCTAGGAATCCTATCTTGCACAGCATGATGATCTGTAATAATAAGTTTTTTTTGTTTCTCAAAACAATATTCCCCTACATCAATAGCACTAATACCATTATCCACGGTAATTATTAAATCACTTTCATATCTTTTAATAATTTCTACACTCACCCCATAACCATCACTAAAACGATTAGGGATATAATATGCAACATTTTTATACCCTAGCAATGCAAAAAAACGCATCATGATTACACTTGCCAAAGTACCATCTACATCATAATCACCAACAATTAAAATTTTTTGTTGCTTATTTATACATTCTTTAACAAGACTTGCTCCCTTTTCCATATCTTTAAAAACATAGGGATGAGGAAGATCTTTTAGTGAAGAAAAAGAATCATTAATAAATCGTGATTCTAAAATATATTTCACTTTTTCCCAATTTAATCGTTCCATCATTTTATTTTTTATTTTTTAAACTTTGTCTTACAAAATCTAAGATTATGAGATTGGGGTTTTTTAATCTTGAAGTAAATTCTGGATGAAACTGCACTGCAACAAAAAATGGATGATCTTTAATTTCCACTGCTTCAATAAGTTGGTTTTTAGATTCTCCACTTACAAACATACCATATTTTTCCAACATAGGTTTATACTTTGGATTTGCCTCATAACGATGACGATGGCGTTCTTTAATAATTTCTTGTCTATTATAGCTTTGATAAATCACAGAATCTTTTTTCAAAATACATTCATACTCACCTAAACGCATTGTTCCTCCCATTGGGGATTTATGTGTTCTAATTTGTGCTTGTCCATTTTGATCAATAAAATCTTCAATAAGATAAATAGCCGGCTCTTTAGTGTTAGGATTAAATTCTACAGAATCTGCTTCCTTGATTTGCACAACATTACGCAAAAATTCCAAAATCGAAAGTTGCATACCCAAACAAATCCCCAAAAAAGGAATCTTGTTTTCTCTTGCATAAGTAATTGCGCAAATTTTTCCTTCAACTCCTCTGCTTCCAAATCCCCCCGGAATCAAAACTCCATCTACATCACTAAGTTCAGTAATATTTTCTTGAGAAAGTTTTTCACTATCAATCCATTTAATATCAATACAAGTATCAAGATTTGCTCCTGCATGCACTAACGCTTCAGTCAAGGATTTATAAGATTCTTTAAGATCGAGATATTTCCCTACAAAACCAATAGAAATAGTATTTTTTGGGGAAATAATTTTTTTAACCAAAACATCCCAATCGTCCATATTAGGGGTGATATTTTCTATCCCAAAGTGCCTTGCAATTGCATTTAATACACCCTCCTTTAAGAAATTTAATGGACACTGATAGATACTTTTTGCATCCTCTGCAACAATAACACTATCATCATCAACATCACAACTTAAAGCAAGTTTCTTTTTTAAATCTTTACTTAAAGGTTTTTCTGATCTAGCTAAAATAATTTGCGGACTAATACCTATACGACGCAATTCTTGAACAGAATGTTGTGTGGGTTTTGTCTTTAACTCGCCTGCTGCCTTAATATAAGGAATCAAAGTCACATGAATACTAATTACTCTTTTAAACCCAAGCTCATGCTTCATTTGACGCATTGCTTCAAGATATGGCATTCCTTCAATATCCCCCACCGTACCACCAAGCTCAACTACTAAAAAATCATTACCTTTTGCAACTTCTTTGATTCGATATTTGATTTCATCAACAATATGTGGTACCACTTGAATGGTTTTACCAAGATATTTCCCTTGTCTTTCATTTTCAATTACAGAAAGATAAACTTGTCCTGTTGTAAAATTATTACTTTTTTCAAGACTAGTATCCAAAAATCTCTCATAATGTCCAATATCCAAATCTGTTTCTGCACCATCCGCTGTTACAAAGACTTCTCCATGCTCTAATGGACTCATCGTCCCCGGATCCACATTAATATAAGGGTCAATCTTTAAAATCGAAACCTTAAACCCCGCTGCCTTTAATAAAGTAGCAATGGATGAAGAGGAAATCCCCTTGCCCAACGAACTTAAAACCCCTCCTGTAACAAATAGATATTTTGATTGCATGTCTTCACCCTACTTTCTCAAGAATAAAATCTGATTTGATATTTTCTGTATTTTGACATAAATTTTCATGTTTTATCTCTTAATCCTTCTAAGCAATGCT includes:
- a CDS encoding RluA family pseudouridine synthase — its product is MPFVTKEFFLTDSTKAFMFLENSLGYSSKEAQKIIDKARLYYPNGEIIKKSQVIFGKVCLDVFEPQVFLKPIFVHRDFAIFHKPYNLLTHPKGKFSHQSLCDSIKGIFGKDANPVHRLDFETSGIILASLHKDAEIKLKKMFEANMVRKIYRAWVWGRIEKEMMIDLKILSPNKEQKKQSLGIRSRIDKNGKEALTFIKPLDIREDRTLLEIFPITGRTHQIRIHLFAIGHSIINEPLYGVDDKEACLYLDHKLESKKQLFLHARSLDFCYEGQRYFFSVDENFLDLGK
- the pyrG gene encoding glutamine hydrolyzing CTP synthase → MQSKYLFVTGGVLSSLGKGISSSSIATLLKAAGFKVSILKIDPYINVDPGTMSPLEHGEVFVTADGAETDLDIGHYERFLDTSLEKSNNFTTGQVYLSVIENERQGKYLGKTIQVVPHIVDEIKYRIKEVAKGNDFLVVELGGTVGDIEGMPYLEAMRQMKHELGFKRVISIHVTLIPYIKAAGELKTKPTQHSVQELRRIGISPQIILARSEKPLSKDLKKKLALSCDVDDDSVIVAEDAKSIYQCPLNFLKEGVLNAIARHFGIENITPNMDDWDVLVKKIISPKNTISIGFVGKYLDLKESYKSLTEALVHAGANLDTCIDIKWIDSEKLSQENITELSDVDGVLIPGGFGSRGVEGKICAITYARENKIPFLGICLGMQLSILEFLRNVVQIKEADSVEFNPNTKEPAIYLIEDFIDQNGQAQIRTHKSPMGGTMRLGEYECILKKDSVIYQSYNRQEIIKERHRHRYEANPKYKPMLEKYGMFVSGESKNQLIEAVEIKDHPFFVAVQFHPEFTSRLKNPNLIILDFVRQSLKNKK
- a CDS encoding type II secretion system F family protein; its protein translation is MNKYKIIGIKNGKKKIKTLRAKTPEEAKNKALSLQITPIEIYPHKQWHFFSSIKKETLILCFEQMILLLHSFLPLDEIIMHCANTQNTKLNLILMCVFQNLKEGKDLKTSFLVFGKTLKPLHYMLIESGEKTGRLVEHFTLIKQDLQEQNRYKKRMQKALFYPMIVFFSIIMAFFLAISLIIPEFQGFFDNNQAKLPWITMSLIALDSFIKNFFPLIILCIILCIGIFIIFYRKQKCKIFVHKLFLKIPLIKNIILYYRLDVFFQTLYFFQITGNDIKHSLYTNLELLDNQFLKQDFLKIYFFINEGNTLKHSFSQSHFLDSITLALLSSGEESGKIDKVFLHIAERYRMLHQNILENLLLYLEPLATFFSAIMVLYLTIGIFLPIWNLQDIAL
- the recJ gene encoding single-stranded-DNA-specific exonuclease RecJ gives rise to the protein MKYILESRFINDSFSSLKDLPHPYVFKDMEKGASLVKECINKQQKILIVGDYDVDGTLASVIMMRFFALLGYKNVAYYIPNRFSDGYGVSVEIIKRYESDLIITVDNGISAIDVGEYCFEKQKKLIITDHHAVQDRIPRADALINPQQENCDFPQDSICGAAVAWYFCNAIKIALKKDISLVFLLKYVAIATIADMMPLVELNRIFVKKGLEIFEKSELLEDILLKTLLKSPLITAQDVAFYITPLLNSAGRIKDAGLVCEFFLAKDEQETHKNFTLLKELNQERKDLAQKITLELEHHLVENDFCVVAYHEDWNEGVLGILAAKLANIKNKPAFVFRLKDGVLKGSGRSGGLIDIFQTLLPDNDNFVRFGGHSEAVGISITLEFLESFLDIFAKRQIYKEEKETEVLGELLLIDINRRLLDVVRSFEPYGQGNPVPQFLVKDAKIYKSKTLKDLHQKFELENQVQAIEFFSEDFYKQNDRIDFYCTLQEEHYKKTPMLVIKKILCHL